The following are from one region of the Halarcobacter sp. genome:
- a CDS encoding ATP-binding cassette domain-containing protein: MILDIQNVSKVFGSFCEDCLDKTGSKYNSSICPTCNSVVGVNSVNLSLKKGEVLGIVGESGSGKSTLLQLIYQDQKASKGEIFIKDFIDKNGNKKNILDANLNELSYLRNSLMSMIYQNPRLGLNYNFSAGGNIAQKVIMSGNKNYKEIREKALYFLDKTEIPTSRIDDYPEYFSGGQQQRVQISKALSSNPKILLLDEPTTGLDLSVQAKILDLIKELQHEIGFAMVVVSHDLGVIKHLTDITVVMKNGQIVERGLTDQILEDPQHPYTQLLVSSVL; the protein is encoded by the coding sequence ATGATATTAGATATACAAAATGTCTCAAAAGTATTTGGAAGTTTTTGTGAAGATTGTTTAGATAAAACAGGCTCGAAATATAATAGTTCTATTTGTCCAACTTGTAATAGTGTAGTTGGTGTAAATAGTGTCAACCTTAGTTTAAAAAAAGGTGAAGTTCTTGGAATTGTAGGAGAGAGTGGTTCTGGTAAATCTACTTTATTACAATTAATATATCAAGACCAGAAAGCATCAAAGGGTGAGATTTTTATTAAAGATTTTATTGATAAAAATGGAAATAAAAAGAATATTTTAGATGCAAATTTAAATGAGCTGTCATATTTAAGAAACTCTTTAATGTCAATGATTTATCAAAACCCTAGATTGGGATTAAATTATAACTTTAGTGCAGGGGGAAATATTGCACAAAAGGTGATAATGAGTGGAAATAAAAACTATAAAGAGATAAGAGAAAAAGCTTTATATTTTCTAGATAAAACAGAGATTCCAACAAGTAGAATAGATGATTATCCAGAATATTTCTCAGGTGGACAACAACAAAGAGTGCAAATCTCAAAAGCTTTGTCTTCTAATCCTAAGATTTTATTACTTGATGAACCAACAACAGGGCTTGATTTATCGGTTCAGGCAAAAATTTTAGATTTGATAAAAGAGTTACAACATGAAATTGGTTTTGCAATGGTGGTTGTTTCTCATGATTTAGGTGTAATAAAACACTTAACTGATATTACAGTTGTTATGAAAAATGGACAAATAGTTGAAAGGGGACTTACTGATCAGATACTAGAAGACCCACAACATCCCTATACACAACTTTTAGTATCTTCAGTTTTATAG
- the phnL gene encoding phosphonate C-P lyase system protein PhnL, which translates to MVRLKVNNLNKSFKLYTQGGIEVKGFENIGFNVKNGEFISLFGPSGAGKSSILKTLFRTYTTTSGEILFYRDSGEVIDIAKASESQILELRHSEIGYVSQFLQVLPRVSAVDVVAQQLIFKGEEEKVSRQKAREMLDYLSIREELFDLSPLTFSGGEQQRVNIAKGIIAPKSLLLLDEPTASLDKTNTMKVVEKLKELKQQGVAMVGIFHDLEAMDMISDEIYKLKRVN; encoded by the coding sequence ATGGTTAGATTAAAAGTTAATAATTTGAATAAGAGTTTTAAACTATATACACAAGGTGGAATAGAAGTAAAAGGTTTTGAAAATATAGGTTTTAATGTAAAGAATGGGGAGTTTATTTCCCTTTTTGGACCAAGTGGTGCAGGGAAATCATCTATTTTAAAAACTTTATTTAGAACTTATACCACAACAAGTGGTGAGATTTTATTTTATAGAGATAGTGGAGAAGTAATTGATATAGCAAAAGCAAGTGAGAGCCAGATTTTAGAGCTTAGACACTCTGAAATTGGTTATGTGTCACAGTTTTTACAAGTATTACCAAGAGTTAGTGCAGTCGACGTAGTTGCCCAACAACTAATTTTTAAAGGTGAAGAGGAAAAAGTCTCTAGACAGAAAGCTAGAGAGATGTTGGATTATTTATCTATTAGAGAAGAGTTGTTTGATTTATCTCCTTTAACCTTTAGTGGAGGGGAGCAACAAAGAGTAAATATAGCAAAAGGGATTATTGCACCCAAATCTTTGTTATTACTTGATGAGCCAACAGCATCTTTAGATAAAACAAATACTATGAAAGTTGTAGAAAAACTAAAAGAACTTAAACAACAAGGTGTAGCTATGGTAGGTATTTTTCATGATTTGGAAGCTATGGATATGATTAGTGATGAAATATATAAGTTAAAGAGAGTTAATTAA
- a CDS encoding alpha-D-ribose 1-methylphosphonate 5-triphosphate diphosphatase: METILRSKNVLINEEFIPADLVIFEDKIKRVDEYGKNEIAIDLGDKKIAPGIVDLHSDAIEKEIEPRPHATFPVELAITELDKKLSMAGVTTMFHAIGFEENPKKRRSVDLAIEQIEEIYHANEKHLGVDNFVHARFELSSSEAVEPIKEVINKGMVKLVSLMDHSPGQGQFKTLETFKTYYGKHYGLDDEDIKAVIDKKMNKNEEKINELISFVREKNITLLSHDDDCVEKLDSLLKLGVKISEFPLSLEVAKYAVDKGIATGMGAPNIVRGGSQSGNIAAIDLVKEGVCKYLCSDYHPTSMLQAIYRMEKDANLDLAKGFSMITSTPAKYANLEDRGEIKEGKKADIIVIDDSNIPKVILTIKDGESIYNGIRGFRL; encoded by the coding sequence ATGGAAACTATATTAAGAAGTAAAAATGTATTAATAAATGAAGAGTTTATTCCTGCTGATTTAGTTATCTTTGAAGATAAAATCAAAAGAGTAGATGAATATGGAAAAAATGAAATTGCAATTGATTTAGGAGATAAAAAAATTGCTCCAGGAATAGTTGATTTACACTCTGATGCTATAGAAAAAGAGATTGAACCAAGACCCCATGCAACTTTTCCTGTAGAGTTAGCAATAACAGAATTAGATAAAAAACTTTCAATGGCAGGGGTTACTACTATGTTTCATGCTATTGGTTTTGAAGAAAATCCTAAAAAAAGAAGGTCTGTTGATTTAGCAATTGAACAAATAGAAGAGATTTACCATGCAAATGAAAAACACTTAGGTGTAGATAATTTTGTGCATGCAAGATTTGAGCTTAGTTCTAGTGAAGCAGTTGAGCCTATAAAAGAGGTGATAAACAAAGGGATGGTTAAGTTAGTATCTTTAATGGACCATTCACCAGGGCAAGGGCAATTTAAAACTTTAGAGACTTTTAAAACCTATTATGGAAAACATTATGGCTTAGATGATGAAGATATAAAAGCTGTAATTGATAAGAAAATGAATAAAAATGAAGAGAAAATAAATGAATTAATCTCTTTTGTAAGGGAAAAAAATATCACACTTCTAAGTCATGATGATGATTGTGTTGAAAAACTTGATAGTCTTTTAAAGTTAGGGGTAAAAATATCAGAATTTCCACTTAGTTTAGAGGTTGCGAAATATGCAGTTGATAAAGGTATAGCTACAGGAATGGGGGCTCCAAATATAGTAAGAGGTGGAAGTCAAAGTGGAAATATAGCTGCAATTGATTTGGTAAAAGAGGGCGTTTGTAAATACTTATGCTCTGATTACCATCCAACTTCTATGTTACAAGCAATTTATAGAATGGAAAAAGATGCAAACTTAGATTTGGCAAAAGGTTTTTCTATGATAACTTCTACACCTGCAAAGTATGCAAACTTAGAAGATAGAGGAGAAATAAAAGAGGGTAAAAAAGCTGATATTATAGTAATTGATGATTCAAATATTCCAAAAGTTATTTTAACTATAAAAGATGGAGAATCAATCTACAATGGTATTAGAGGATTTAGACTTTAA
- a CDS encoding DapH/DapD/GlmU-related protein produces MTKIESINKKQKVKLGIKPYIPNNAIIENSYFGKYTEVGEFSNILDSTLDDYSYISEYTQIYNTIIGKFSNIAAQVRINPGFHPYEMPCQHHFLYRKEMYSFGEDDKAFFNYRKVQKVEIGHDTWIGHGAVIMPGVKVGNGAIIGSNAVVTKDVPSYAIVAGVSAKVLKYRFSKDIIKKLEEISWWNWSHEEIRDRIDDLKDIRAFIYKYSK; encoded by the coding sequence ATGACAAAAATAGAGTCTATAAATAAAAAACAAAAAGTAAAATTAGGAATAAAACCATATATTCCTAATAATGCCATAATAGAAAACTCTTATTTTGGTAAATACACTGAAGTTGGAGAGTTTTCAAATATTTTGGATTCTACTTTGGATGATTATTCATATATTAGTGAGTATACACAAATATATAATACTATTATTGGAAAATTTTCAAATATAGCAGCACAAGTTAGGATAAATCCTGGTTTTCATCCCTATGAGATGCCTTGTCAGCACCATTTTTTATATAGAAAAGAGATGTATAGTTTTGGTGAAGATGATAAAGCATTTTTTAACTATAGAAAAGTACAAAAGGTTGAGATAGGACATGATACTTGGATAGGTCATGGAGCAGTTATTATGCCAGGTGTTAAAGTAGGAAATGGTGCAATTATTGGTTCAAATGCTGTTGTAACTAAAGATGTACCATCTTATGCTATAGTTGCAGGAGTGAGTGCTAAAGTATTGAAATATAGGTTTTCAAAAGATATAATAAAAAAACTTGAAGAGATTTCTTGGTGGAATTGGAGCCATGAAGAGATAAGAGATAGAATCGATGATTTAAAAGATATTAGGGCATTTATCTATAAATATTCAAAGTAG
- a CDS encoding AAA family ATPase, with the protein MNSKIILVVGPSGAGKDTLLRYAKEKLNDRFNFVKRYITREADVNESNYFIDEYAFEILRHNGYFASNWNAHGNFYGIPKRFIKNGVNIISISRSRIKDFENLYEDVYTLNITLPKDKLRQRLLARGRESSEEIEQRLNRSYEKIECNKLIEFDNSSSLEESKEKFLELLKSIENE; encoded by the coding sequence ATGAACAGTAAAATAATACTTGTTGTGGGACCAAGTGGTGCGGGGAAAGATACTCTTCTTAGATATGCAAAAGAGAAACTAAATGATAGGTTTAATTTTGTAAAAAGATATATCACTAGAGAAGCTGATGTTAATGAAAGTAATTATTTTATTGATGAGTATGCTTTTGAGATATTAAGACATAATGGATATTTCGCATCAAATTGGAATGCCCATGGGAATTTTTACGGAATACCCAAAAGATTTATAAAAAATGGTGTTAATATCATCTCTATTTCAAGGTCTAGAATAAAAGATTTTGAAAATCTTTATGAAGATGTTTATACCTTAAATATAACATTACCTAAAGATAAACTAAGGCAAAGGCTTCTAGCTAGAGGTAGAGAATCTAGTGAAGAGATTGAACAAAGACTAAATAGAAGTTATGAAAAGATTGAATGCAATAAATTGATTGAATTTGATAATTCAAGCTCTCTTGAAGAATCAAAGGAAAAATTTTTAGAACTTTTAAAAAGTATAGAAAATGAGTAA
- a CDS encoding endonuclease/exonuclease/phosphatase family protein, whose amino-acid sequence MSNLKIATFNLDKDNGIFPDRIYNLSNIIYKNRFDILCLQEDYNSKRFSSGKFLNVELNYNYVSIKTREKIRNGINSSSNLTILSKYPIKLLDKIFFNKGKEDIERAAVFSQLSFKGKEILLINTHLCHLSSKNRIEQIRVILKKINEYKNFNTIIFCGDLNALPSYTEVKLLKEYGFRDKNSEFTHEDKVILDYILNKSKRDISIESKVLLKGFSDHHCLLNIINFL is encoded by the coding sequence ATGAGTAACTTAAAAATTGCTACATTTAATCTAGATAAAGACAATGGAATTTTCCCTGATAGAATATACAATCTTTCTAATATAATTTATAAAAATAGATTTGATATTTTATGTTTACAAGAGGATTATAACTCAAAAAGATTTTCAAGTGGAAAATTTTTAAATGTAGAATTAAACTATAATTATGTTTCAATAAAAACAAGAGAAAAAATAAGAAATGGAATTAACAGTAGTTCTAATTTAACTATTCTTTCTAAATATCCTATAAAACTTTTGGATAAAATTTTTTTTAACAAAGGTAAAGAGGATATTGAAAGAGCAGCTGTTTTTTCCCAATTAAGCTTTAAAGGTAAAGAGATTTTATTAATCAATACTCATCTTTGTCATTTAAGTAGTAAAAATAGAATAGAACAAATTAGAGTTATACTAAAAAAAATCAATGAATATAAAAATTTTAATACAATCATATTTTGTGGAGATTTAAATGCCCTTCCTAGTTATACGGAGGTAAAACTATTAAAAGAGTACGGTTTTAGGGATAAAAACAGTGAATTTACCCATGAAGACAAGGTGATTTTAGACTATATTTTAAATAAATCTAAAAGAGATATCTCTATAGAATCTAAAGTATTATTAAAAGGGTTTAGTGATCATCACTGTTTGTTAAACATAATCAATTTTCTATAA